In Sander vitreus isolate 19-12246 chromosome 7, sanVit1, whole genome shotgun sequence, a genomic segment contains:
- the LOC144520714 gene encoding putative G-protein coupled receptor 160, producing the protein MLPKSVACLETSYTVKMLAEFKQWDVASGCHTDNTYMYLILVLFKLGMDAMVLYLCYRKRNTSFLSMCSLSIILADLVMVFFIASIFFLGPERYLASLCFFLSNASATYGALPLPIMCLGLLDYCLEDTSLGNQSALCKFLRNVVLTLLVWMLAVINPFGSVNSDLIEVDYKKGITFIVCELEESTLLTYMIVGLFTVVICIMLPFWSKIPQWMEKAVRLSDVSKERVNPSKMLFTSTNCTETKIGEENYLEETIQPCPPLWASLTLSFGTFWMPYLTVTVACLIFGFDVPAYIAVNVLWLECTNSLLMGLVFWTKSNRQEPYSQLPENVCLWHIYWHLSKGTGQQQLPIAVFNPSEGKRKTLLDV; encoded by the coding sequence ATGCTGCCCAAGTCAGTAGCGTGTCTGGAAACTAGCTATACCGTCAAAATGCTGGCAGAATTCAAGCAATGGGATGTGGCGTCTGGCTGTCATACAGACAACACTTACATGTATCTGATACTTGTGCTTTTCAAGTTGGGAATGGACGCAATGGTCCTTTACTTATGCTACCGGAAGCGGAATACCTCCTTTTTAAGCATGTGCAGCCTGTCCATTATCTTGGCTGATTTGGTGATGGTGTTTTTTATAGCAAGCATATTTTTTCTTGGGCCTGAAAGGTATCTTGCGTCACTCTGCTTCTTCTTGTCCAATGCCTCAGCGACATATGGAGCACTGCCGCTGCCCATTATGTGTCTAGGTTTATTGGATTACTGTTTAGAAGATACCTCCCTTGGCAACCAGAGCGCCTTGTGCAAATTCCTAAGGAATGTGGTTTTGACATTGCTGGTGTGGATGCTAGCTGTTATTAACCCCTTTGGTTCTGTCAACTCTGATCTGATAGAAGTGGATTATAAGAAAGGGATAACGTTTATAGTGTGTGAATTAGAGGAGTCTACACTGCTTACCTACATGATTGTGGGGCTTTTCACAGTGGTAATTTGTATAATGCTGCCCTTTTGGTCAAAGATTCCCCAGTGGATGGAAAAGGCGGTGAGGTTATCTGATGTGAGCAAAGAACGAGTCAACCCGAGCAAGATGTTGTTTACCTCAACCAACTGCACAGAGACAAAAATTGGCGAGGAGAATTACCTGGAGGAGACAATCCAACCGTGCCCACCTCTGTGGGCAAGCCTTACACTGAGCTTTGGTACATTTTGGATGCCTTATCTCACTGTGACTGTGGCCTGTCTGATCTTTGGCTTTGACGTTCCTGCCTACATCGCTGTTAACGTTTTGTGGTTGGAGTGCACCAACAGTTTGCTGATGGGTTTGGTGTTCTGGACAAAGAGCAATAGGCAAGAACCATACAGCCAGCTTCCAGAAAACGTGTGCTTGTGGCACATTTACTGGCATTTGAGCAAAGGAACAGGACAGCAGCAACTCCCTATAGCTGTGTTTAACCCATCAGAAGGGAAGAGAAAAACTCTTCTCGATGTGTAA